A stretch of Henckelia pumila isolate YLH828 chromosome 4, ASM3356847v2, whole genome shotgun sequence DNA encodes these proteins:
- the LOC140867746 gene encoding uncharacterized protein isoform X1, which yields MSEYGSNGEGKSALHSDKCIQVRIDPGIPSSLAWKRKLNNEERALSPFDLTLREMISMAPIAYRLWRYLREEKSRYGLVFIDPFAKRQTTSLHGVPVGGIGAGSIGRSYKGAFMRWQMFPRICEDKPVFANQFSIFVSRSNGEKFSSVLCPKDPEILNDSSASGIESWDWTLGGQNSTYHALFPRAWTVYDGEPDPALKIVCRQISPFIPHNYKESSFPATVFTFTLSNLGKTTADVTLLFTWANSVGGNSGLSGQHFNSTFRSEDGIGGVLLHHMTSNEHPPVTYAIAAEETDVVHVSKCPCFVISGNSHGITARDMWHEIKERGSFDHLHFEEMSKPSEPGSLIGAAIAASLTIPAETVRTVTFSLTWACPEINFPGGKAYRWRYTKFFGTDSDAASNIAHDAIVGHHQWESEIEAWQRPILEDKSFPEWYPSTLFNELYYLNSGGTIWTDGSPPTHSLTTFGTRRFSLDSSNFDRKKRSNTSQQNDMAINILERMTSLLKETATTSALGTNLLKKGEENIGQFLYLEGVEYHMCNTYDVHFYSSFALTMLFPKLELSIQRDFAAAVMMHDPSKMSLLLDGTSVERKVLGAVPHDIGMNDPWFEVNFYNLHNTDRWKDLNPKFVLQVYRDVVATGDKDFAQAVWPSVYVALAYMEQFDKDGDGMIENEGFADQTYDTWSVSGVSAYCGGLWVAALQAASELARIVGDKGSEDYFWFRFQKAKKVYEQLWNGSYFNYDSSSSITSSSIQADQLAGQWYARACGLLPIVDEEKAKTALNKVYNFNVLKVNDGSRGAANGMLPNGEPDMCCMQSREIWSGVTYAVAAGMIHENMLETAFKTAKGVYNVAWSTEGCEYGFQTPEAWNLNGQYRSLCYMRPLAIWAMQWALTQPKIPKTETKADIKAESVVRQHAGFSRVARLLKMPDEADSRSLFQVIFDYTCKRMTA from the exons CTAGTATTTATTGATCCTTTCGCTAAGCGCCAAACAACATCTTTACATGGGGTTCCTGTAGGTGGTATCGG TGCAGGTAGCATTGGGAGAAGTTACAAAGGTGCATTCATGCGGTGGCAAATGTTTCCTAGAATCTGTGAGGATAAACCAGTTTTTGCAAACCAATTTTCG ATATTTGTTTCCCGctcaaatggtgaaaaattttCTAGTGTGCTATGCCCGAAGGACCCAGAAATTTTGAA TGATAGTTCAGCTTCTGGGATAGAATCTTGGGACTGGACCCTGGGAGGGCAAAATTCGACATACCATGCGTTGTTTCCTAGAGCCTGGACTGTATATGATG GTGAACCTGACCCAGCGCTAAAAATAGTATGCCGCCAAATTTCCCCATTTATCCCCCATAATTACAAGGAGAGCAGCTTCCCTGCAACTGTCTTCACTTTCACG TtgtcaaatttgggaaaaacgaCAGCAGATGTCACCTTACTCTTCACATGGGCC AATTCGGTTGGTGGAAATTCTGGACTTTCTGGTCAACACTTCAATTCAACATTTAG ATCAGAGGATGGCATTGGTGGAGTTCTCTTGCACCATAT GACTTCAAATGAACATCCCCCAGTAACTTATGCAATTGCAGCAGAAGAGACTGATGTAGTTCATGTCTCCAAGTGCCCTTGTTTTGTGATATCTGGAAACTCGCACGGTATTACAGCACGGGACATGTGGCATGAAATAAAAGAG CGAGGATCTTTTGATCACCTTCATTTTGAAGAAATGTCAAAGCCTTCTGAACCGGGTTCACTCATTGGGGCAGCTATTGCAGCCTCTCTGACTATTCCAGCAGAAACAGTGCGAACCGTCACATTTTCATTGACATGGGCTTGCCCTGAGATCAACTTTCCTGGCGGAAAGGCTTATCGCTG GCGTTACACCAAATTTTTTGGTACTGATAGTGATGCAGCATCAAATATTGCCCATGATGCTATTGTTG GCCATCACCAGTGGGAATCTGAAATCGAAGCTTGGCAAAGACCTATACTTGAAGACAAGAGTTTTCCTGAATG GTATCCTTCCACACTTTTCAACGAGCTTTACTACCTTAACTCGGGAGGAACAATTTGGACAG ATGGATCTCCACCGACACATAGTTTGACTACGTTTGGAACAAGAAGGTTTTCACTTGATAGTTCCAACTTTGATCGCAAAAAGAGAAGCAATACATCTCAGCAAAATGACATGGCAATTAACATTCTCGAAAGAATGACCTCATTACTCAAGGAAACAGCGACAACTTCTGCTTTGGGAACAAATCTGCTTAAGAAAGGAGAGGAAAACATAGGCCAGTTCCTGTACCTTGAAGGGGTTGAATATCACATGTGCAACACATATGACGTTCATTTCTATTCGTCATTTGCATTAACTATGTTGTTCCCAAAACTTGAACTTAGCATACAGAGAGACTTTGCAGCTGCAGTAATGATGCATGATCCTAGTAAGATGTCACTTCTGCTAGATGGGACATCTGTTGAGCGAAAGGTTCTTGGAGCCGTTCCTCATGATATTGGAATGAACGACCCGTGGTTTGAAGTAAATTTTTATAACCTTCATAATACGGACAGATGGAAAGACTTAAACCCAAAGTTTGTGCTCCAAGTTTACAGAGATGTAGTGGCCACTGGCGATAAAGATTTTGCTCAAGCTGTATGGCCATCAGTTTATGTTGCATTAGCTTACATGGAGCAGTTTGACAAGGATGGGGATGGCATGATAGAAAATGAAGGGTTTGCTGATCAGACATACGATACATGGTCTGTATCAGGTGTGAGTGCATATTGTGGTGGCCTATGGGTGGCAGCTTTACAAGCTGCTTCAGAACTCGCTCGAATAGTTGGAGACAAAGGTTCTGAGGATTACTTTTGGTTTAGGTTTCAGAAAGCTAAGAAAGTATATGAACAACTATGGAATGGCTCTTATTTCAACTATGATAGCAGCAGCAGCATCACAAGCTCATCCATTCAAGCTGATCAGTTGGCTGGACAATG GTATGCTCGAGCTTGTGGTCTTTTACCCATTGTTGATGAAGAAAAGGCGAAAACAGCACTTAATAAGGTCTATAACTTTAATGTCTTAAAGGTAAATGATGGGAGTCGAGGAGCAGCAAATGGGATGCTTCCAAATGGCGAACCTGATATGTGTTGTATGCAGTCAAGGGAAATATGGAGCGGAGTTACATATGCTGTTGCAGCAGGCATGATTCATGAAAACATGTTAGAAACAGCATTTAAGACAGCAAAAGGTGTATATAATGTTGCTTGGTCCACAGAAGGCTGCGA ATATGGTTTCCAGACGCCAGAAGCTTGGAATCTTAATGGGCAGTATAGATCTCTTTGTTACATGCGCCCTCTAGCGATTTGGGCTATGCAATGGGCATTAACACAACCAAAGATTCCGAAGACAGAAACGAAGGCAGATATCAAAGCAGAATCTGTGGTGAGACAACACGCTGGTTTTTCCAGAGTGGCACGCCTCTTGAAAATGCCGGATGAAGCTGATTCCCGGAGTCTTTTCCAGGTTATATTTGATTATACTTGTAAAAGGATGACTGCATGA
- the LOC140867746 gene encoding uncharacterized protein isoform X2, with amino-acid sequence MSEYGSNGEGKSALHSDKVRIDPGIPSSLAWKRKLNNEERALSPFDLTLREMISMAPIAYRLWRYLREEKSRYGLVFIDPFAKRQTTSLHGVPVGGIGAGSIGRSYKGAFMRWQMFPRICEDKPVFANQFSIFVSRSNGEKFSSVLCPKDPEILNDSSASGIESWDWTLGGQNSTYHALFPRAWTVYDGEPDPALKIVCRQISPFIPHNYKESSFPATVFTFTLSNLGKTTADVTLLFTWANSVGGNSGLSGQHFNSTFRSEDGIGGVLLHHMTSNEHPPVTYAIAAEETDVVHVSKCPCFVISGNSHGITARDMWHEIKERGSFDHLHFEEMSKPSEPGSLIGAAIAASLTIPAETVRTVTFSLTWACPEINFPGGKAYRWRYTKFFGTDSDAASNIAHDAIVGHHQWESEIEAWQRPILEDKSFPEWYPSTLFNELYYLNSGGTIWTDGSPPTHSLTTFGTRRFSLDSSNFDRKKRSNTSQQNDMAINILERMTSLLKETATTSALGTNLLKKGEENIGQFLYLEGVEYHMCNTYDVHFYSSFALTMLFPKLELSIQRDFAAAVMMHDPSKMSLLLDGTSVERKVLGAVPHDIGMNDPWFEVNFYNLHNTDRWKDLNPKFVLQVYRDVVATGDKDFAQAVWPSVYVALAYMEQFDKDGDGMIENEGFADQTYDTWSVSGVSAYCGGLWVAALQAASELARIVGDKGSEDYFWFRFQKAKKVYEQLWNGSYFNYDSSSSITSSSIQADQLAGQWYARACGLLPIVDEEKAKTALNKVYNFNVLKVNDGSRGAANGMLPNGEPDMCCMQSREIWSGVTYAVAAGMIHENMLETAFKTAKGVYNVAWSTEGCEYGFQTPEAWNLNGQYRSLCYMRPLAIWAMQWALTQPKIPKTETKADIKAESVVRQHAGFSRVARLLKMPDEADSRSLFQVIFDYTCKRMTA; translated from the exons CTAGTATTTATTGATCCTTTCGCTAAGCGCCAAACAACATCTTTACATGGGGTTCCTGTAGGTGGTATCGG TGCAGGTAGCATTGGGAGAAGTTACAAAGGTGCATTCATGCGGTGGCAAATGTTTCCTAGAATCTGTGAGGATAAACCAGTTTTTGCAAACCAATTTTCG ATATTTGTTTCCCGctcaaatggtgaaaaattttCTAGTGTGCTATGCCCGAAGGACCCAGAAATTTTGAA TGATAGTTCAGCTTCTGGGATAGAATCTTGGGACTGGACCCTGGGAGGGCAAAATTCGACATACCATGCGTTGTTTCCTAGAGCCTGGACTGTATATGATG GTGAACCTGACCCAGCGCTAAAAATAGTATGCCGCCAAATTTCCCCATTTATCCCCCATAATTACAAGGAGAGCAGCTTCCCTGCAACTGTCTTCACTTTCACG TtgtcaaatttgggaaaaacgaCAGCAGATGTCACCTTACTCTTCACATGGGCC AATTCGGTTGGTGGAAATTCTGGACTTTCTGGTCAACACTTCAATTCAACATTTAG ATCAGAGGATGGCATTGGTGGAGTTCTCTTGCACCATAT GACTTCAAATGAACATCCCCCAGTAACTTATGCAATTGCAGCAGAAGAGACTGATGTAGTTCATGTCTCCAAGTGCCCTTGTTTTGTGATATCTGGAAACTCGCACGGTATTACAGCACGGGACATGTGGCATGAAATAAAAGAG CGAGGATCTTTTGATCACCTTCATTTTGAAGAAATGTCAAAGCCTTCTGAACCGGGTTCACTCATTGGGGCAGCTATTGCAGCCTCTCTGACTATTCCAGCAGAAACAGTGCGAACCGTCACATTTTCATTGACATGGGCTTGCCCTGAGATCAACTTTCCTGGCGGAAAGGCTTATCGCTG GCGTTACACCAAATTTTTTGGTACTGATAGTGATGCAGCATCAAATATTGCCCATGATGCTATTGTTG GCCATCACCAGTGGGAATCTGAAATCGAAGCTTGGCAAAGACCTATACTTGAAGACAAGAGTTTTCCTGAATG GTATCCTTCCACACTTTTCAACGAGCTTTACTACCTTAACTCGGGAGGAACAATTTGGACAG ATGGATCTCCACCGACACATAGTTTGACTACGTTTGGAACAAGAAGGTTTTCACTTGATAGTTCCAACTTTGATCGCAAAAAGAGAAGCAATACATCTCAGCAAAATGACATGGCAATTAACATTCTCGAAAGAATGACCTCATTACTCAAGGAAACAGCGACAACTTCTGCTTTGGGAACAAATCTGCTTAAGAAAGGAGAGGAAAACATAGGCCAGTTCCTGTACCTTGAAGGGGTTGAATATCACATGTGCAACACATATGACGTTCATTTCTATTCGTCATTTGCATTAACTATGTTGTTCCCAAAACTTGAACTTAGCATACAGAGAGACTTTGCAGCTGCAGTAATGATGCATGATCCTAGTAAGATGTCACTTCTGCTAGATGGGACATCTGTTGAGCGAAAGGTTCTTGGAGCCGTTCCTCATGATATTGGAATGAACGACCCGTGGTTTGAAGTAAATTTTTATAACCTTCATAATACGGACAGATGGAAAGACTTAAACCCAAAGTTTGTGCTCCAAGTTTACAGAGATGTAGTGGCCACTGGCGATAAAGATTTTGCTCAAGCTGTATGGCCATCAGTTTATGTTGCATTAGCTTACATGGAGCAGTTTGACAAGGATGGGGATGGCATGATAGAAAATGAAGGGTTTGCTGATCAGACATACGATACATGGTCTGTATCAGGTGTGAGTGCATATTGTGGTGGCCTATGGGTGGCAGCTTTACAAGCTGCTTCAGAACTCGCTCGAATAGTTGGAGACAAAGGTTCTGAGGATTACTTTTGGTTTAGGTTTCAGAAAGCTAAGAAAGTATATGAACAACTATGGAATGGCTCTTATTTCAACTATGATAGCAGCAGCAGCATCACAAGCTCATCCATTCAAGCTGATCAGTTGGCTGGACAATG GTATGCTCGAGCTTGTGGTCTTTTACCCATTGTTGATGAAGAAAAGGCGAAAACAGCACTTAATAAGGTCTATAACTTTAATGTCTTAAAGGTAAATGATGGGAGTCGAGGAGCAGCAAATGGGATGCTTCCAAATGGCGAACCTGATATGTGTTGTATGCAGTCAAGGGAAATATGGAGCGGAGTTACATATGCTGTTGCAGCAGGCATGATTCATGAAAACATGTTAGAAACAGCATTTAAGACAGCAAAAGGTGTATATAATGTTGCTTGGTCCACAGAAGGCTGCGA ATATGGTTTCCAGACGCCAGAAGCTTGGAATCTTAATGGGCAGTATAGATCTCTTTGTTACATGCGCCCTCTAGCGATTTGGGCTATGCAATGGGCATTAACACAACCAAAGATTCCGAAGACAGAAACGAAGGCAGATATCAAAGCAGAATCTGTGGTGAGACAACACGCTGGTTTTTCCAGAGTGGCACGCCTCTTGAAAATGCCGGATGAAGCTGATTCCCGGAGTCTTTTCCAGGTTATATTTGATTATACTTGTAAAAGGATGACTGCATGA
- the LOC140867746 gene encoding uncharacterized protein isoform X3, translating to MRWQMFPRICEDKPVFANQFSIFVSRSNGEKFSSVLCPKDPEILNDSSASGIESWDWTLGGQNSTYHALFPRAWTVYDGEPDPALKIVCRQISPFIPHNYKESSFPATVFTFTLSNLGKTTADVTLLFTWANSVGGNSGLSGQHFNSTFRSEDGIGGVLLHHMTSNEHPPVTYAIAAEETDVVHVSKCPCFVISGNSHGITARDMWHEIKERGSFDHLHFEEMSKPSEPGSLIGAAIAASLTIPAETVRTVTFSLTWACPEINFPGGKAYRWRYTKFFGTDSDAASNIAHDAIVGHHQWESEIEAWQRPILEDKSFPEWYPSTLFNELYYLNSGGTIWTDGSPPTHSLTTFGTRRFSLDSSNFDRKKRSNTSQQNDMAINILERMTSLLKETATTSALGTNLLKKGEENIGQFLYLEGVEYHMCNTYDVHFYSSFALTMLFPKLELSIQRDFAAAVMMHDPSKMSLLLDGTSVERKVLGAVPHDIGMNDPWFEVNFYNLHNTDRWKDLNPKFVLQVYRDVVATGDKDFAQAVWPSVYVALAYMEQFDKDGDGMIENEGFADQTYDTWSVSGVSAYCGGLWVAALQAASELARIVGDKGSEDYFWFRFQKAKKVYEQLWNGSYFNYDSSSSITSSSIQADQLAGQWYARACGLLPIVDEEKAKTALNKVYNFNVLKVNDGSRGAANGMLPNGEPDMCCMQSREIWSGVTYAVAAGMIHENMLETAFKTAKGVYNVAWSTEGCEYGFQTPEAWNLNGQYRSLCYMRPLAIWAMQWALTQPKIPKTETKADIKAESVVRQHAGFSRVARLLKMPDEADSRSLFQVIFDYTCKRMTA from the exons ATGCGGTGGCAAATGTTTCCTAGAATCTGTGAGGATAAACCAGTTTTTGCAAACCAATTTTCG ATATTTGTTTCCCGctcaaatggtgaaaaattttCTAGTGTGCTATGCCCGAAGGACCCAGAAATTTTGAA TGATAGTTCAGCTTCTGGGATAGAATCTTGGGACTGGACCCTGGGAGGGCAAAATTCGACATACCATGCGTTGTTTCCTAGAGCCTGGACTGTATATGATG GTGAACCTGACCCAGCGCTAAAAATAGTATGCCGCCAAATTTCCCCATTTATCCCCCATAATTACAAGGAGAGCAGCTTCCCTGCAACTGTCTTCACTTTCACG TtgtcaaatttgggaaaaacgaCAGCAGATGTCACCTTACTCTTCACATGGGCC AATTCGGTTGGTGGAAATTCTGGACTTTCTGGTCAACACTTCAATTCAACATTTAG ATCAGAGGATGGCATTGGTGGAGTTCTCTTGCACCATAT GACTTCAAATGAACATCCCCCAGTAACTTATGCAATTGCAGCAGAAGAGACTGATGTAGTTCATGTCTCCAAGTGCCCTTGTTTTGTGATATCTGGAAACTCGCACGGTATTACAGCACGGGACATGTGGCATGAAATAAAAGAG CGAGGATCTTTTGATCACCTTCATTTTGAAGAAATGTCAAAGCCTTCTGAACCGGGTTCACTCATTGGGGCAGCTATTGCAGCCTCTCTGACTATTCCAGCAGAAACAGTGCGAACCGTCACATTTTCATTGACATGGGCTTGCCCTGAGATCAACTTTCCTGGCGGAAAGGCTTATCGCTG GCGTTACACCAAATTTTTTGGTACTGATAGTGATGCAGCATCAAATATTGCCCATGATGCTATTGTTG GCCATCACCAGTGGGAATCTGAAATCGAAGCTTGGCAAAGACCTATACTTGAAGACAAGAGTTTTCCTGAATG GTATCCTTCCACACTTTTCAACGAGCTTTACTACCTTAACTCGGGAGGAACAATTTGGACAG ATGGATCTCCACCGACACATAGTTTGACTACGTTTGGAACAAGAAGGTTTTCACTTGATAGTTCCAACTTTGATCGCAAAAAGAGAAGCAATACATCTCAGCAAAATGACATGGCAATTAACATTCTCGAAAGAATGACCTCATTACTCAAGGAAACAGCGACAACTTCTGCTTTGGGAACAAATCTGCTTAAGAAAGGAGAGGAAAACATAGGCCAGTTCCTGTACCTTGAAGGGGTTGAATATCACATGTGCAACACATATGACGTTCATTTCTATTCGTCATTTGCATTAACTATGTTGTTCCCAAAACTTGAACTTAGCATACAGAGAGACTTTGCAGCTGCAGTAATGATGCATGATCCTAGTAAGATGTCACTTCTGCTAGATGGGACATCTGTTGAGCGAAAGGTTCTTGGAGCCGTTCCTCATGATATTGGAATGAACGACCCGTGGTTTGAAGTAAATTTTTATAACCTTCATAATACGGACAGATGGAAAGACTTAAACCCAAAGTTTGTGCTCCAAGTTTACAGAGATGTAGTGGCCACTGGCGATAAAGATTTTGCTCAAGCTGTATGGCCATCAGTTTATGTTGCATTAGCTTACATGGAGCAGTTTGACAAGGATGGGGATGGCATGATAGAAAATGAAGGGTTTGCTGATCAGACATACGATACATGGTCTGTATCAGGTGTGAGTGCATATTGTGGTGGCCTATGGGTGGCAGCTTTACAAGCTGCTTCAGAACTCGCTCGAATAGTTGGAGACAAAGGTTCTGAGGATTACTTTTGGTTTAGGTTTCAGAAAGCTAAGAAAGTATATGAACAACTATGGAATGGCTCTTATTTCAACTATGATAGCAGCAGCAGCATCACAAGCTCATCCATTCAAGCTGATCAGTTGGCTGGACAATG GTATGCTCGAGCTTGTGGTCTTTTACCCATTGTTGATGAAGAAAAGGCGAAAACAGCACTTAATAAGGTCTATAACTTTAATGTCTTAAAGGTAAATGATGGGAGTCGAGGAGCAGCAAATGGGATGCTTCCAAATGGCGAACCTGATATGTGTTGTATGCAGTCAAGGGAAATATGGAGCGGAGTTACATATGCTGTTGCAGCAGGCATGATTCATGAAAACATGTTAGAAACAGCATTTAAGACAGCAAAAGGTGTATATAATGTTGCTTGGTCCACAGAAGGCTGCGA ATATGGTTTCCAGACGCCAGAAGCTTGGAATCTTAATGGGCAGTATAGATCTCTTTGTTACATGCGCCCTCTAGCGATTTGGGCTATGCAATGGGCATTAACACAACCAAAGATTCCGAAGACAGAAACGAAGGCAGATATCAAAGCAGAATCTGTGGTGAGACAACACGCTGGTTTTTCCAGAGTGGCACGCCTCTTGAAAATGCCGGATGAAGCTGATTCCCGGAGTCTTTTCCAGGTTATATTTGATTATACTTGTAAAAGGATGACTGCATGA